A single genomic interval of Falco cherrug isolate bFalChe1 chromosome 8, bFalChe1.pri, whole genome shotgun sequence harbors:
- the LOC102046771 gene encoding MOB-like protein phocein isoform X3, whose amino-acid sequence MAGKAFRKFLPLFDRVLVERCAAEAVTKGGIMIPEKAQGKVLQATVVAVGSGARGKDFYNWPDESFEEMDSTLAVQQYIQQNIRADCSNIDKILEPPEGQDEGVWKYEHLRQFCLELNGLAVKLQSECHPDTCTQMTATEQWIFLCAAHKTPKECPAIDYTRHTLDGAACLLNSNKYFPSRVSIKESSVAKLGSVCRRIYRIFSHAYFHHRQIFDEYENETFLCHRFTKFVMKYNLMSKDNLIVPILEEEVQNSVSGESEA is encoded by the exons ATG GCAGGAAAGGCATTCAGGAAATTTCTTCCCCTCTTTGATCGCGTTCTGGTTGAAAGATGTGCAGCTGAGGCGGTAACCAAAGGAGGCATCATGATTCCAGAAAAAGCGCAAGGGAAGGTGCTACAAGCGACAGTGGTAGCGGTTGGCTCGGGCGCCAGAGGAAAG GATTTCTACAATTGGCCTGATGAATCCTTTGAAGAAATGGATAGTACGCTGGCTGTTCAGCAG TACATTCAGCAAAACATAAGGGCAGACTGTTCCAACATCGATAAGATCCTTGAACCTCCTGAAGGCCAGGATGAAGGTGTATGGAAGTACGAACATTTAAG ACAATTCTGCCTTGAGCTCAATGGACTAGCTGTCAAGCTTCag AGTGAATGCCACCCAGACACATGTACTCAGATGACAGCAACCGAACaatggatttttctttgtgCCGCTCATAAAACTCCCAAAGAG TGTCCTGCTATAGACTACACCAGACACACACTTGATGGAGCTGCATGTCTTCTGAATAGCAATAAATATTTCCCTAGCAG GGTTAGCATAAAGGAATCCTCTGTAGCCAAATTAGGATCCGTGTGCCGAAGgatttacagaatattttcacaCGCTTACTTTCATCACCGGCAGATATTTGATGAATACGAA AATGAAACTTTCTTGTGTCACCGGTTCACTAAGTTTGTGATGAAGTATAATCTGATGTCCAAGGATAACCTGATTGTACCAATTTTGGAGGAAGAAGTGCAAAATTCAGTGTCAGGGGAGAGCGAGGCATGA
- the LOC102046771 gene encoding MOB-like protein phocein isoform X1: MVMAEGTAVLRRNRPGTKAQDFYNWPDESFEEMDSTLAVQQYIQQNIRADCSNIDKILEPPEGQDEGVWKYEHLRQFCLELNGLAVKLQSECHPDTCTQMTATEQWIFLCAAHKTPKECPAIDYTRHTLDGAACLLNSNKYFPSRVSIKESSVAKLGSVCRRIYRIFSHAYFHHRQIFDEYENETFLCHRFTKFVMKYNLMSKDNLIVPILEEEVQNSVSGESEA, translated from the exons ATGGTCATGGCGGAGGGGACGGCAGTGCTGAGGCGGAACAGGCCGGGCACCAAGGCCCAG GATTTCTACAATTGGCCTGATGAATCCTTTGAAGAAATGGATAGTACGCTGGCTGTTCAGCAG TACATTCAGCAAAACATAAGGGCAGACTGTTCCAACATCGATAAGATCCTTGAACCTCCTGAAGGCCAGGATGAAGGTGTATGGAAGTACGAACATTTAAG ACAATTCTGCCTTGAGCTCAATGGACTAGCTGTCAAGCTTCag AGTGAATGCCACCCAGACACATGTACTCAGATGACAGCAACCGAACaatggatttttctttgtgCCGCTCATAAAACTCCCAAAGAG TGTCCTGCTATAGACTACACCAGACACACACTTGATGGAGCTGCATGTCTTCTGAATAGCAATAAATATTTCCCTAGCAG GGTTAGCATAAAGGAATCCTCTGTAGCCAAATTAGGATCCGTGTGCCGAAGgatttacagaatattttcacaCGCTTACTTTCATCACCGGCAGATATTTGATGAATACGAA AATGAAACTTTCTTGTGTCACCGGTTCACTAAGTTTGTGATGAAGTATAATCTGATGTCCAAGGATAACCTGATTGTACCAATTTTGGAGGAAGAAGTGCAAAATTCAGTGTCAGGGGAGAGCGAGGCATGA
- the LOC102046771 gene encoding 10 kDa heat shock protein, mitochondrial isoform X2, with protein sequence MAGKAFRKFLPLFDRVLVERCAAEAVTKGGIMIPEKAQGKVLQATVVAVGSGARGKNGEIQPVSVKVGEKVLLPEYGGTKIVLDDKDYYLFRDGDILGKYVD encoded by the exons ATG GCAGGAAAGGCATTCAGGAAATTTCTTCCCCTCTTTGATCGCGTTCTGGTTGAAAGATGTGCAGCTGAGGCGGTAACCAAAGGAGGCATCATGATTCCAGAAAAAGCGCAAGGGAAGGTGCTACAAGCGACAGTGGTAGCGGTTGGCTCGGGCGCCAGAGGAAAG aatggCGAGATTCAGCCCGTGAGCGTAAAAGTTGGTGAAAAGGTTTTGCTGCCGGAGTACGGTGGCACTAAGATTGTACTAGATGATAAG gaCTACTACTTGTTTAGAGATGGTGACATTCTTGGGAAATACGTGGACTAA